In the genome of Bradyrhizobium arachidis, one region contains:
- a CDS encoding DUF2059 domain-containing protein, producing MKSVLKFLPAATLAMGLALSAAPALAQQSPPPKASPAAIAAAKEILQIKNATAMYQGAVPGLVEKTKIALTQQNLNYQKDLNEVAPIVAQQLQGRQNEIGEGMAQIYASEFTEQELKDLVTFYKSPLGKKLIEAEPRAIGLSMAFMNSWAQNFSETVMGAFRAEMRKRGKEI from the coding sequence ATGAAGAGTGTTTTGAAGTTCTTGCCGGCCGCGACCCTCGCTATGGGATTGGCGCTTTCGGCCGCCCCGGCTCTCGCGCAGCAGAGCCCGCCGCCGAAGGCCTCGCCGGCGGCGATCGCTGCGGCCAAGGAGATCTTGCAGATCAAGAACGCCACGGCGATGTATCAGGGTGCCGTGCCCGGCCTCGTCGAGAAGACCAAGATCGCGCTGACCCAGCAGAACCTCAACTACCAGAAGGACCTCAACGAGGTCGCCCCGATCGTGGCCCAGCAGCTCCAGGGCCGCCAGAACGAGATCGGTGAGGGCATGGCCCAGATCTACGCCAGCGAGTTCACCGAGCAGGAGCTGAAGGACCTCGTCACCTTCTACAAGTCGCCGCTGGGCAAGAAGCTGATCGAGGCCGAACCGCGCGCCATCGGTCTCAGCATGGCCTTCATGAACTCCTGGGCCCAGAACTTCTCGGAGACCGTGATGGGTGCCTTCCGCGCCGAGATGCGCAAGCGTGGCAAGGAAATCTGA
- a CDS encoding TRAP transporter large permease, producing the protein MITLEMMPPLMFGGLVLAMLIGFPVAFTLAAVGLSFGFLAIHLGFFDLNFLQAIPGRVFGSVLSNELLLAIPFFTFMGAILERCGLAEDMLDSMGQLFGPVRGGLGYSVIIVGFILGAITGTVAAQVIAMALISMPVMIRYGYNMRYITGVLAASGTITQLVPPSLVLIVLADQLGKSVGDMYLGAWGPSVFQIMLFAGYTFVLGLIKPSHVPPVPLEARTLTGWALWKKCLMGIIPSAVLIFVVLGTMMMGLATPTEAGAMGAVGAIVLAAIHHKDFSSTDRKILVVGIIAAGIGTIVAMLFTENLIFKLAFAVTYLAVAWICFSAARIPDLRDLIKQGYESTMRLTCMVTFILIGSTCFSVVFLGVSGGVWLEHLLTSLPGGVWGFLIFINLFIFFLAFFLDFFEIAFIILPMIAPIAQKILGPVVGDGPALIWFGVMLCVNMQTSFLHPPFGFALFYLRGVAPKEVKSSDIYWGAMPWIGLQMIMVLIVIAFPVVVTGLLDKPLNVDLDKVKIEVPQIDLPPLDLGPPQK; encoded by the coding sequence ATGATTACGCTGGAGATGATGCCGCCGTTGATGTTCGGCGGCCTGGTTCTGGCGATGCTGATCGGCTTCCCCGTGGCGTTCACGCTTGCCGCGGTCGGTCTCTCCTTCGGCTTCCTCGCCATCCATCTCGGGTTCTTCGACCTCAACTTCCTCCAGGCGATTCCGGGCCGCGTGTTCGGCAGCGTGCTCTCCAACGAGCTCTTGCTCGCGATCCCGTTCTTCACCTTCATGGGCGCCATATTGGAAAGATGTGGCCTCGCCGAGGACATGCTGGATTCGATGGGCCAGCTGTTCGGCCCGGTCCGCGGCGGCCTCGGCTATTCCGTCATCATCGTCGGCTTCATCCTCGGCGCCATCACCGGCACGGTGGCGGCGCAGGTCATCGCCATGGCGCTGATCTCGATGCCGGTGATGATCCGCTACGGCTACAACATGCGCTACATCACCGGCGTGCTGGCGGCCTCCGGCACCATCACGCAGCTGGTGCCGCCCTCGCTGGTTCTGATCGTGCTCGCCGACCAGCTCGGCAAGTCGGTCGGCGACATGTATCTCGGCGCCTGGGGCCCCTCGGTGTTCCAGATCATGCTGTTCGCCGGCTACACCTTCGTCCTCGGCCTGATCAAGCCGAGCCACGTGCCGCCGGTGCCGCTGGAAGCGCGCACGCTGACCGGCTGGGCGCTGTGGAAGAAGTGCCTGATGGGCATCATCCCCTCGGCCGTGCTGATCTTCGTCGTGCTCGGCACCATGATGATGGGCCTTGCGACCCCGACGGAAGCCGGCGCCATGGGCGCGGTCGGCGCCATCGTGCTCGCCGCGATCCACCACAAGGACTTTTCCTCGACCGATCGCAAGATCCTCGTCGTCGGCATCATCGCCGCCGGCATCGGCACCATCGTCGCGATGCTGTTCACCGAGAATTTGATCTTCAAGCTCGCCTTTGCCGTGACTTATCTCGCGGTGGCCTGGATCTGCTTCTCGGCCGCACGCATCCCGGACCTGCGCGACCTCATCAAGCAGGGCTACGAATCCACCATGCGCCTCACCTGCATGGTCACTTTCATCCTGATCGGCTCGACCTGCTTCTCGGTGGTGTTCCTCGGCGTCTCCGGCGGCGTCTGGCTCGAGCATCTGCTGACCTCGCTGCCCGGCGGCGTCTGGGGCTTCCTGATCTTCATCAACCTCTTCATCTTCTTCCTGGCGTTCTTCCTCGACTTCTTCGAGATCGCCTTCATCATCCTGCCGATGATCGCGCCGATCGCGCAGAAGATTCTCGGCCCCGTCGTCGGCGACGGGCCGGCGCTGATCTGGTTCGGCGTCATGCTGTGCGTGAACATGCAGACCTCGTTCCTACATCCGCCGTTCGGCTTTGCCCTGTTCTACCTGCGCGGCGTCGCGCCGAAGGAAGTGAAGAGCTCCGACATCTATTGGGGCGCAATGCCCTGGATCGGCCTGCAGATGATCATGGTGCTGATCGTGATCGCCTTCCCGGTCGTGGTGACGGGCCTCCTCGACAAGCCGCTCAACGTCGATCTCGACAAGGTCAAGATCGAGGTTCCGCAGATCGACCTGCCCCCGCTGGATCTCGGCCCGCCGCAGAAGTAG
- a CDS encoding carboxylate-amine ligase: MTIASDVLKLLRLDPSDGGQHLVIRSAGARGKAADYSFGIEEEYFLADRRTLEVAIQTPNELFESANWSTGGQAMREMLQSQLEVATNVHVDVNDAREELRFLRREVATVAAQYGFVIMACGTHPTAIWRMSQPTPKPRYEEMIEDLRSIGHRNMMCGMHVHVQLPDPEKRMAVMRAMLPHLPLFIALSASSPFWNSHKTGLKGYRLAAYSELPRTGLPELFESRQDYDEYVGALRRSGVIPDESHIWWAMRPSMKHPTLELRAPDTCTFIDDAVAIASLYRCLTRHLYLRPHLSKQVTVVERAIAVENKWRAQRYGTDCIFASRDGPVTISELLSRVIDDTAEDAAALNCAAEVEHCRTIVERGSSAEFQLRVYRDNADDIAAVSRWIATSTISGTSAPMDRSPAPS, translated from the coding sequence ATGACAATTGCTTCGGACGTCTTGAAACTGCTGCGGCTGGATCCCTCCGACGGCGGGCAGCACCTCGTCATTCGCTCGGCCGGTGCGCGCGGCAAGGCGGCGGACTATTCGTTCGGCATCGAGGAGGAATATTTCCTCGCCGACCGCCGCACCCTGGAGGTCGCAATCCAGACTCCCAACGAGCTGTTCGAATCCGCGAACTGGTCGACCGGCGGCCAGGCGATGCGGGAGATGCTGCAGTCCCAGCTCGAGGTCGCCACCAACGTTCACGTCGACGTCAACGACGCGCGAGAAGAGCTGAGGTTCCTGCGCCGCGAGGTCGCGACCGTCGCCGCGCAGTATGGCTTCGTGATCATGGCCTGCGGCACGCATCCGACCGCAATCTGGCGGATGTCGCAGCCGACCCCCAAGCCTCGCTACGAGGAGATGATCGAGGATCTGCGCAGCATCGGCCACCGCAACATGATGTGCGGCATGCATGTGCATGTGCAGCTGCCCGATCCGGAGAAGCGCATGGCGGTGATGCGGGCCATGCTGCCGCATCTGCCGTTGTTCATCGCGCTCTCCGCCTCCTCTCCGTTCTGGAATTCCCACAAGACGGGCCTGAAGGGCTACCGGCTCGCCGCCTATTCCGAGCTGCCGCGCACCGGCCTGCCCGAATTGTTCGAGAGCCGGCAGGACTACGACGAATATGTCGGCGCCCTGCGGCGCTCCGGCGTGATCCCCGACGAGAGCCACATCTGGTGGGCGATGCGCCCGTCGATGAAGCATCCGACCCTCGAGCTTCGCGCGCCTGATACCTGCACCTTCATCGATGACGCCGTTGCCATCGCTTCGCTCTACCGCTGCCTGACGCGCCACCTCTATCTGCGGCCCCATCTGTCGAAGCAGGTCACCGTGGTCGAACGCGCCATTGCCGTCGAGAACAAATGGCGCGCCCAGCGCTACGGCACCGACTGCATCTTCGCCTCCAGGGACGGGCCGGTCACGATCTCGGAGCTGCTCTCGCGCGTGATCGACGACACGGCCGAGGACGCCGCCGCGCTGAATTGCGCAGCCGAGGTCGAGCACTGCCGAACCATCGTGGAGCGCGGCAGCTCGGCGGAGTTCCAGCTTCGCGTCTACCGCGACAACGCCGACGACATCGCAGCCGTGTCACGTTGGATCGCTACATCTACGATCTCCGGCACGAGTGCGCCGATGGATCGCAGCCCCGCGCCGTCATAG
- a CDS encoding FMN-binding negative transcriptional regulator → MYIPPAFRDDDIESIRATIRSARLASLVTATSEGPVATPLPLFLDESEGEHGVLYGHVAKANPHWQLAPIGHALAIFGGPEAYVTPSWYATKQETGKVVPTWNYVAVHAYGPVEFFQEPERLLDAVTRLTNRHEGARAKPWAVSDAPADFIAAQLRGIVGVRIPVVRFEGKRKMSQNRPEADRVGVAQGLSASDNPHDREVAPLIPIPA, encoded by the coding sequence ATGTACATTCCCCCCGCCTTTCGCGACGACGACATCGAGAGCATCCGGGCGACCATTCGCAGTGCCCGCCTCGCCAGCCTCGTGACGGCCACGAGCGAGGGGCCGGTCGCAACGCCGCTGCCGCTGTTCCTCGACGAGAGCGAGGGCGAGCACGGCGTGCTGTACGGGCATGTGGCGAAGGCCAATCCGCACTGGCAGCTCGCCCCGATCGGCCACGCGCTGGCGATCTTTGGTGGGCCCGAAGCCTATGTGACGCCGTCCTGGTATGCGACCAAGCAGGAGACCGGAAAGGTCGTGCCGACCTGGAATTACGTCGCCGTGCACGCCTATGGCCCGGTCGAATTCTTCCAGGAGCCCGAGCGCCTGCTCGACGCGGTGACGCGGCTGACCAACCGGCATGAAGGCGCGCGCGCCAAGCCGTGGGCGGTCAGCGATGCCCCCGCCGATTTCATCGCCGCGCAATTGCGCGGGATCGTCGGCGTGCGCATCCCCGTGGTGCGGTTCGAAGGCAAGCGCAAGATGAGCCAGAACCGCCCCGAAGCCGACCGCGTCGGCGTTGCCCAGGGGCTTTCGGCGAGCGACAACCCGCACGACCGCGAGGTCGCGCCGCTGATCCCGATTCCGGCGTGA
- a CDS encoding class II glutamine amidotransferase, whose product MCRWIAYRGETTSFEPYVTEPEHSLVAQSIRSLQSTAGSNGDGFGLGWYGEHPEPGLYRETRPAWSDENLRYLCRHLRSHLFFAHVRAATGTAVTRQNCHPFACGHWMFMHNGFVGSWNRLRRKVEALIPDAYYPSRLGTTDSEAVFLAMMGAGLENDPLRATQAVLQALVGLVNEGTLRERLRFTSAIANGRDLYAFRIAVNDAANTLYFREDGGQVIVVSEPFDKETDWTEVPPNHALIARASESAKIVPFDLAISNGSAEPAPVRRIIARR is encoded by the coding sequence ATGTGCCGCTGGATCGCATACCGGGGCGAGACCACCTCGTTCGAGCCTTATGTCACCGAGCCCGAGCACTCGCTGGTGGCGCAGAGCATCCGCTCGCTCCAGTCGACGGCAGGATCGAACGGCGACGGCTTTGGCCTCGGCTGGTATGGCGAGCATCCGGAGCCTGGCCTTTATCGCGAGACGCGGCCGGCCTGGTCCGATGAAAACCTGCGCTATCTCTGCCGCCATCTGCGCTCGCACCTGTTCTTCGCCCATGTCCGCGCCGCCACCGGCACGGCGGTGACGCGGCAGAACTGCCATCCTTTCGCCTGCGGCCACTGGATGTTCATGCATAACGGCTTCGTCGGCAGCTGGAACAGGCTGCGGCGCAAGGTCGAGGCGCTAATCCCCGACGCCTATTATCCATCGCGCCTCGGCACGACCGATTCGGAAGCCGTGTTCCTTGCCATGATGGGCGCAGGTCTCGAGAACGATCCGCTTCGAGCGACGCAGGCCGTGCTGCAAGCGCTCGTCGGCCTCGTCAATGAAGGCACGCTGCGCGAACGGCTGCGCTTCACCAGCGCCATCGCCAACGGCCGGGATCTCTACGCCTTCCGGATCGCGGTCAATGACGCCGCCAACACGCTCTACTTCCGCGAGGATGGCGGCCAGGTCATCGTCGTATCCGAGCCGTTCGACAAGGAGACGGACTGGACGGAGGTGCCGCCCAACCACGCCCTGATCGCGCGCGCATCCGAAAGCGCGAAAATTGTTCCGTTCGACCTTGCAATTTCCAATGGGTCCGCGGAACCGGCTCCGGTCAGGCGGATTATAGCCCGCAGATAG
- a CDS encoding HAD-IA family hydrolase, which yields MSSPYTLVFDLDGTLVDTAPDLITALNYVLDREGLPPVPMASARNMIGAGARKLIERGLEAEGRSVTPADMDRMTADFIDYYADHIAVESRPFEGLEAALDQFAAQGHRLAVCTNKLEWLSKRLLDQLDLTRRFAAICGADTFGVQKPDPTIFRETVARAGGAVKSSIMVGDAGTDVGVARRAGVPVIGVSFGYTDVPIADLKPDRLIHHMRDLPAAAHSLMTA from the coding sequence ATGAGCTCCCCCTACACCCTCGTCTTCGATCTCGACGGCACGCTTGTGGATACGGCGCCCGACCTGATCACCGCGCTGAATTACGTGCTCGACCGCGAAGGGCTGCCGCCCGTGCCGATGGCCTCGGCCCGCAACATGATCGGTGCCGGGGCCCGCAAGCTGATCGAACGGGGGCTGGAGGCCGAGGGCCGCAGCGTCACGCCCGCGGATATGGACCGCATGACCGCGGATTTCATCGACTACTACGCCGACCACATCGCGGTCGAATCCCGCCCCTTCGAGGGGCTCGAAGCCGCACTCGACCAGTTTGCCGCCCAGGGCCACCGCCTCGCGGTCTGCACCAACAAGCTGGAATGGCTGTCCAAGCGGCTGCTGGACCAGCTCGACCTGACCCGCCGCTTTGCGGCGATCTGCGGCGCCGACACCTTTGGGGTCCAGAAGCCGGATCCGACCATTTTCCGCGAGACCGTGGCCCGCGCCGGCGGAGCGGTGAAGTCCAGCATCATGGTCGGCGACGCCGGAACCGATGTCGGCGTCGCGCGGCGGGCCGGGGTGCCCGTGATCGGGGTCAGCTTCGGCTATACGGACGTGCCGATCGCCGACCTGAAGCCAGACCGCCTGATCCATCACATGCGCGACCTGCCGGCCGCCGCGCACAGCCTGATGACGGCTTAG
- a CDS encoding DMT family transporter, with amino-acid sequence MLKLALPIVLAVTAGISLVVQQALNANLRTALNSAAWSGFMSYFLGVLCMAALAMLMRDPVPSVATAARIPWFAWSGGLFGAIFIGLAIFLVPRLGAATFFALLIAGQMLGSIAFDHFGVLGVPVHPVSAVRIAGAALLVAGVVLIRM; translated from the coding sequence ATGCTGAAACTGGCGCTTCCGATTGTGCTCGCCGTGACGGCGGGGATCAGCCTCGTCGTGCAACAGGCGCTCAATGCGAACCTGCGCACCGCGCTCAATTCGGCGGCGTGGTCGGGCTTCATGAGCTACTTCCTCGGCGTGCTCTGCATGGCGGCGCTGGCGATGCTGATGCGCGATCCCGTCCCCTCAGTGGCGACCGCGGCCCGCATACCCTGGTTCGCATGGAGCGGCGGCCTGTTCGGCGCCATCTTCATCGGCCTTGCAATCTTCCTCGTGCCGCGGCTCGGCGCCGCGACGTTCTTTGCGCTGCTGATCGCCGGCCAGATGCTGGGATCGATCGCGTTCGACCATTTCGGCGTGCTCGGCGTACCCGTGCATCCCGTGAGCGCCGTCCGCATCGCCGGCGCCGCGCTGCTGGTCGCCGGCGTGGTCCTGATCCGCATGTAG
- the gor gene encoding glutathione-disulfide reductase: protein MAEFDIDLFVIGGGSGGVRAARIAAGFGARVMIAEEYRMGGTCVIRGCVPKKLFVIGSHFRHELEDAAGFGWTVPPATFDWPTLIANKDKEIARLEAAYTTNVEKSGAQVVKSRAVIEDKHTVRLLTDDKKITAKYILIATGGAPNHGAAIPGIEHVISSNEAFHLKKLPRRIVIQGGGYIALEFAGIFAGYGSDVTVIYRGDNILRGFDEDVRTHVRAEMEKQGITILTGCTVNKVDRHGEEFTTHLSNGSSLASDQVMFAIGRHPNVANLGLDNAGVAINPGNGGIAVDHFSKSSVDSIYAIGDVTHRFNLTPVAIREGHAFADTVFGKREVQVDHANIPTAVFSQPEVGTVGLTETEARAQFSHVDIYKTTFRPIKATMSGRDTRVLMKLVVDGSTDRVLGCHIVGDCAAEVTQVVAIAVKMKATKADFDATIALHPTAAEELVTMRTPTARHVRQAAE, encoded by the coding sequence ATGGCTGAATTCGACATCGACCTCTTCGTCATCGGTGGCGGCTCGGGCGGCGTGCGTGCCGCCCGCATCGCGGCCGGCTTTGGTGCCCGCGTGATGATCGCGGAAGAGTACCGCATGGGCGGCACCTGCGTGATCCGCGGCTGCGTGCCGAAGAAGCTGTTCGTGATCGGCTCGCATTTCCGTCATGAACTTGAGGACGCCGCCGGCTTCGGCTGGACCGTTCCGCCCGCGACCTTCGACTGGCCGACGCTGATCGCCAACAAGGACAAGGAGATCGCGCGGCTGGAAGCGGCCTACACGACCAATGTCGAGAAGTCGGGCGCGCAGGTCGTCAAGAGCCGCGCGGTGATCGAGGACAAGCACACCGTCCGTCTGCTCACCGACGACAAGAAGATCACCGCAAAGTACATCCTGATCGCCACCGGCGGCGCGCCGAACCATGGTGCGGCGATCCCCGGCATCGAGCACGTGATCTCCTCCAACGAGGCATTTCATCTGAAGAAGCTGCCGCGGCGGATCGTGATCCAGGGCGGCGGCTATATCGCGCTGGAGTTCGCCGGCATCTTCGCCGGATACGGCTCCGACGTCACCGTGATCTATCGCGGCGACAATATCCTGCGCGGCTTCGACGAGGACGTGCGCACGCATGTGCGAGCCGAGATGGAGAAGCAGGGCATCACCATCCTCACCGGCTGCACGGTGAACAAGGTCGATCGCCACGGCGAGGAGTTCACCACCCATCTGTCGAACGGGTCGAGCCTTGCCTCCGACCAGGTGATGTTTGCGATCGGCCGCCATCCCAACGTCGCCAATCTCGGCCTCGACAACGCCGGCGTCGCCATCAACCCTGGGAATGGCGGCATCGCGGTGGACCATTTCTCCAAGAGCTCGGTCGACAGCATCTATGCGATCGGCGACGTCACCCATCGCTTCAACCTGACGCCGGTCGCGATCCGCGAGGGCCATGCTTTCGCCGACACCGTGTTCGGCAAGCGGGAGGTGCAGGTCGACCACGCCAATATCCCGACGGCGGTATTCTCGCAGCCGGAGGTCGGCACGGTTGGTCTGACCGAAACCGAGGCGCGCGCGCAGTTCAGCCACGTCGACATCTACAAGACGACGTTCCGCCCGATCAAGGCGACGATGTCGGGCCGCGACACGCGTGTACTGATGAAGCTGGTCGTCGACGGCTCAACCGACCGCGTGCTCGGCTGCCACATCGTCGGTGATTGCGCCGCCGAGGTGACCCAGGTGGTCGCGATCGCGGTGAAGATGAAGGCGACCAAGGCCGACTTCGACGCCACCATCGCGCTGCATCCGACCGCGGCCGAAGAGCTTGTGACGATGCGCACGCCGACGGCGCGGCATGTGCGCCAGGCGGCGGAGTAG
- the moaA gene encoding GTP 3',8-cyclase MoaA → MNGPSASPRAALSSAMTDPFGRTISYLRVSVTDRCDLRCFYCMSEDMTFLPKADLLTLEELDRLCSAFIAKGVRKLRLTGGEPLVRRNVMTLVRSLSRHLKTGALNELTLTTNGTQLAKHAQELADCGVRRINVSLDTLDPKKFREITRWGEIDKVMEGIEAARAAGLAVKINAVALKNLNEDELPELMRWAHGKGMGLTLIEVMPMGEIGSGRIDQYLPLSLVRARLAQQFTLTDLAESTGGPARYVSVAETGGKLGFITPMTHNFCESCNRVRITCTGTLHTCLGHEDASDLRKPLRASDDDMLLADAIDRAIGLKPKGHDFIIDRRHDRPSVSRHMSVTGG, encoded by the coding sequence ATGAACGGACCTTCCGCTAGCCCCCGCGCTGCGCTGTCGAGCGCAATGACCGATCCGTTCGGGCGGACCATCTCTTACCTGCGCGTATCCGTCACCGACCGCTGCGACCTGCGCTGCTTCTACTGCATGTCGGAAGACATGACGTTCCTGCCCAAGGCCGATTTGCTGACGCTCGAGGAGCTCGACCGGCTGTGCTCGGCCTTTATCGCCAAGGGCGTGAGGAAGCTGCGGCTCACCGGCGGCGAGCCGCTTGTCCGCCGCAACGTGATGACGCTGGTCCGCTCGCTGTCGCGGCACCTTAAGACCGGCGCCCTGAACGAGCTGACGCTGACCACCAACGGCACCCAGCTTGCGAAACATGCGCAGGAGCTGGCCGATTGCGGCGTCCGTCGCATCAACGTCTCGCTCGACACGCTCGATCCCAAGAAATTCCGCGAGATCACCCGCTGGGGCGAGATCGACAAGGTGATGGAGGGCATCGAGGCCGCGCGCGCCGCGGGCCTCGCCGTGAAGATCAACGCGGTGGCGCTGAAGAACCTCAACGAGGACGAGCTGCCCGAGCTGATGCGCTGGGCCCACGGCAAGGGCATGGGCCTGACGCTCATCGAGGTCATGCCGATGGGCGAGATCGGCTCGGGCCGCATCGACCAGTATCTGCCGCTGTCGCTGGTGCGCGCCCGCCTCGCCCAGCAATTCACGCTGACCGACCTCGCCGAAAGCACCGGCGGCCCGGCGCGCTATGTCAGCGTCGCCGAGACCGGCGGCAAGCTCGGCTTCATCACGCCGATGACGCATAACTTCTGCGAATCCTGCAACCGGGTCCGCATCACCTGCACCGGCACGCTGCACACCTGCCTCGGCCACGAGGACGCCTCCGACCTGCGCAAACCTCTGCGTGCATCGGACGACGACATGCTGCTTGCGGATGCGATCGACCGCGCCATCGGGCTGAAGCCCAAGGGCCACGATTTCATCATCGACCGCCGCCACGACCGCCCCAGCGTCTCCCGGCACATGAGCGTCACCGGCGGCTAG
- a CDS encoding TRAP transporter small permease subunit: MRPLLAVSNAIDALNEKIGYVCNLLVLLACLVSAANAMIRYAFSYSSNGWLELQWYMFAILVMFGSSYTFKRNEHVRVEIFYLTLSERGQLWLDMVGTLFFLIPSCLLLAYLSWPFFMQAYDVGEMSGNAGGLIRWPIKFVIPAGFVMLALQGVSEVIKRIAALQGYVTIDAKYERPTQ; this comes from the coding sequence ATGCGTCCATTGCTGGCGGTGAGCAACGCCATCGACGCCCTCAATGAAAAGATTGGGTACGTCTGTAACCTGCTCGTGCTCCTGGCCTGTCTGGTGAGCGCGGCCAACGCCATGATCCGCTACGCGTTCAGCTACTCGTCGAACGGCTGGCTGGAGCTGCAATGGTATATGTTTGCCATCCTGGTGATGTTCGGCTCGTCCTACACCTTCAAGCGCAACGAGCATGTGCGTGTCGAGATTTTCTATCTGACCCTCTCCGAGCGCGGCCAGCTCTGGCTCGACATGGTCGGCACGCTGTTCTTCCTGATCCCCTCCTGCCTCCTGCTCGCCTATCTGTCCTGGCCTTTCTTCATGCAGGCCTATGACGTCGGCGAGATGTCGGGCAATGCCGGCGGCCTGATCCGCTGGCCGATCAAGTTCGTGATTCCCGCCGGCTTCGTGATGCTGGCGCTGCAGGGTGTTTCCGAAGTCATCAAGCGTATCGCGGCTCTCCAGGGCTATGTGACGATCGACGCCAAGTACGAGAGGCCGACCCAATGA
- the rpiA gene encoding ribose-5-phosphate isomerase RpiA — protein sequence MDMDQLKRQAAARALEEVREGMQLGLGTGSTAKHFVELLGERVAAGLKVIGVPTSEATRLDAIRCGVKLTTLDEIDHLDMTVDGADEIDPDFNLIKGGGGALLREKIVAAASDRMIVIADDSKWVPTLGKFPLPIEVIPFGLGATRRAIEKAFAACGVSGQMAVRKAKDGHVFVTDGGHWIVDAQLGRIVDPPSLAKALSAIPGVVEHGLFIGLASSAVLAGGEGIRVIERRKPKGD from the coding sequence TTGGACATGGACCAGTTGAAGCGGCAGGCTGCGGCGCGCGCGCTCGAGGAGGTGCGTGAGGGCATGCAGCTCGGGCTCGGGACCGGCTCGACCGCAAAGCATTTCGTCGAGCTGCTCGGCGAGCGTGTCGCCGCCGGGCTCAAGGTGATCGGCGTGCCGACGTCCGAGGCGACGCGCCTCGATGCGATCCGCTGCGGCGTGAAGCTGACCACGCTCGATGAGATCGACCATCTCGACATGACCGTCGACGGCGCCGACGAGATCGACCCCGACTTCAATCTGATCAAGGGCGGCGGCGGTGCGCTGCTGCGCGAGAAGATCGTGGCGGCCGCCTCGGATCGCATGATCGTGATTGCCGACGACAGCAAATGGGTGCCGACGCTCGGCAAGTTTCCGCTGCCGATCGAGGTCATCCCGTTCGGCCTTGGCGCGACGCGCCGGGCGATCGAGAAGGCATTTGCGGCGTGTGGCGTTTCCGGGCAAATGGCGGTCCGCAAGGCCAAAGATGGCCACGTTTTCGTCACCGATGGCGGCCACTGGATCGTCGATGCCCAGCTCGGACGTATTGTGGATCCGCCCAGCCTCGCCAAGGCGTTGAGCGCGATCCCCGGCGTGGTCGAGCACGGGTTGTTCATCGGCTTGGCCAGCTCGGCCGTTTTGGCGGGTGGCGAGGGAATTCGCGTGATTGAACGGCGAAAGCCGAAAGGAGACTAG